In Lolium rigidum isolate FL_2022 chromosome 3, APGP_CSIRO_Lrig_0.1, whole genome shotgun sequence, the genomic window gggggaagtttctttatccaagatcgtgcggctccactcagatgtacctggatgctttgcatagttgttgccctggttcctcctatcaacttcaccatctcgaggtagTCAACGAGCCAATCTTCAGGATCCTGTaatccgtcgaatttcttgaagttttcgggtagcttgaaccctgacgggactcgagtttttcggactcgtctcgtaaagcacgggagcccgcacagatcttcatctgcaacttctggtgaatgccgatgttctcttctttcttgtcgcgctctgtctacccttgcttgagccgttgtatctcttgccccacttgttctcggtggatcttgcactgctgcagtgggtcgtggactattttgccttggagttccttcgggaggtgtagctgtgaatgttgttcccatgactccaactcctgccattgccatgttgaatAACGTTTCTCTCGGATCCCTGGGGGGTGCTCTGGACGTGAGGATATAAGCTTGCattgccatgtacccagcttctggtgttttagggataatatttcccctggTGTCTATcgtcatgaaagacatgtcgaggttttgaatcagaTGATCCCTCtctgcttcgggtatattttgcagtcgagatcttgctctccttcgagcctctctgtgactatctcccgaagttcctgattgtcggcttagttctgctcttcgcctgcttgacgcagaagctgcttcccttcttctgttcagggaggctgtttgtttttccaactccctactcacacgagcaagtctatattgataggccTGTAACTCTTCGACAGTAGcggttgtggtcattggttctgtaccatctatagctcttgctgctctatcccacgctgcttgtgggagttgaactctTTCGCGAGGCGaagacccgacatatttagtgcctaggcctcttctaagatcagcgggatcgacgtatgggtttcccaaatcgtcgaaagcctctgcgtTTCTGGTGTTGCTCGGCTTGCCTCCTCgattgcatagacttgatgatattttgggtgttgatttttatcaggattggtgacaccatcatagagattggtgaagacctttccgatggcagcagatttgtcgatgaagttgaagtcgtgCGACGccgtcggagtcgctgcttataaaggagtccgcggacgacccgaaggatgtgtcgctgaagatcttggcgaactTTCCGCctgccttggtgttgatgaagcgtggcgacgaaaattCTTCATCGCTCGATGAAAAGTCAGAATCGATCGCTGAAAATTCcggcgagatcggaacttcgagacgataagatccttccttgttgacgctaaatcggaattctccgaacgtcatgacgatgggctcctccagatacgcacatgcatccaaacgggagggcgggtgaggaataaaatcgactagatcagttttttcccgtttacctcgatccatcgcattgcttgctaccgacgaagtcgacgattctcggacgtgccatcgagatcagctccttgcaacctctaaatcCCAcgtgacggcgccaattgacaagggattaacttatcaatgcctacagattgtagactagggtttcgttggatgtagagggcaagtagatctcgaaggtttcagccgaaaagtgctcgacaatgtaaaaactagggttgtgttgacagtagattcgatcctttctttgtccctcgacacccccttatataggaggtggagtcgagggtttcgtaatatacaagtttacagattccgggagggtttctaactcatcccgcaagattacaaacaccaTCTCCTaaaacaactctagctttccttaatagtatcttggacttccaaatcttcttattcttcgggtcgtgggctttcaataaaccccgggtaccatcttcggcaggcccattgggtatgcctatgtcaggggacgccatcaactgttacacctttgttgaatatcatgtgagttgctatgcatgttcgtcttgtctgaagtaagggtgatttatcatgattaaatggtttgagtatgcatattgttagagaagaacattgggccgccaaccaaagccatgtatcatggtggaagtttcaacttggacattaatcctcaatctcttatgagaatattatctgttgttgaatgcttaagcattaaaaagaggagtccattatctgttttctatgttgtcccggtatggatgtcgtcaagttgagatctatcaaaactcagaaatcaaatgcgatctatctccttggacctttgtacaggtggcatagaggtacccctttgtgacacttggttgaaacatatgtaatgcaatgataatccatggaagtccgagctaattaggacaaggtgcgggcactattggtattcgatgcataaggcttgcaacttataagaggttttatgcataacacatatgaattattactaccattgacaaaattgtttccatgttttcaaaataaaaagctctagcacatgagtaatccatgcttccctctgcgaagggcctttcttttactttatgttgagtcagtttacctacttctttctatcttagaagcaaacacttgtgtcgactgtgtgcattgattcttacatgtttacttattgcacttgttatattgctttatgttgacaactatccatgagatatacatgttacaagttgaaagcaatttctgaaacttaatcatcctttgtgttgcttcaaaaccttctattaagaatctattgttttatgagttaactcttatgcaagacttattgatgcttgtcttgaaagtactattcatgaaaagcctttgctatatgattcagttgtttaatcatcatctttaccattgctttgaatcacttcattcatctcatatgctttacaatagtattgatcaagatcatgttggtagcatgtcacttcagaaattatccttgttatcgtttacctactcgagggcgagtaggaactaagcttggggatgcttgatacgtctccaacgtatctataatttctgatgttccatgctagttttatgacaatacctacatgttttgctcacactttataatgtttttatgcattttccgggactaacctattaacaagatgctgaagtgccagttctcgttttctcgctatttttggttccagaaaagctgttcgggcaatattctcggaattcgacgaaacaaaagccaaacctcctatttctccgagggacacacggagccagaagggcgagccagggggaggcccacagcCTCCAGACCATActggggcgcggccaaggaggggggcgcgacgccctatggggtgggccccccaggcaccccctcgcgccgccctttcgcctatatattccctcgcgacggaaaaccctacaacaacaagacgatattccacgaagagttccgtagccaccgccatcgcgaagacaagtttcgggggacagaagtctctgttctggcacgccgccgggacggggaattgcccccggagtcatctccatcgacaccaccgccatcttcatcgccgttgctgtctcccatgatgaggagggagtagttctccccgaggctgagggctctaccggtagctatgtggttcatctctctctcccatggtgtgatctttatgtgatcatgagctttgtatcactattaatctatgtgctactctagtgatgttattaaagtagtctattcctcctccatgatgtaaagttgacgagtgtgtgcatcatgtagtacttggcgtaggttatgattgtaatctcttgtagattatgaagttaactattactatgatagtattgatgtgatctattccccctttcatagctattggtgacagtgtgtatgctatgttagtactcggtctaaattgcaacggtctattatgcactctagaggttactttaatatgaactccgaacgtTGTggacttgtttactccggcttgaggtgtgctcttgtagccctacacaatgaatggtgtttgttatccaacaagagagtgtttgagagtagcatttatttattcagttatgtgatcattgttgagagtgtccactagtgaaagtatgatccctaggccttgtttctaagcattgaaacaccgtttccaacaagttctgctacatgttcgcttgcttccatttttatttcagattgcaattactacttacaatcatccatattacttgtatttcactatctcttctccgaactagtgcacctatacatctgacaagtgtattgggtgtgttggggacacaagagacttcttgtatcttaattgcagggttgcttgagagtgatatctctgacctctacctccctgagttcgataaaccttgggtgattcacttaagggaaacttgctgctgttctacaaacctctgctcttggaggcctgacactgtctacaggaatagaagcgtgcgtagacatcagtgcccaacttcagtactattgctgcacctttgaatgatttgactaaaaagggtgttgtctttgagtggggcgcagtccaagatcatgcttttgatgaactgaaacgattgttaacttctgcaccgttgcttgcacttcctgatttcaataaacaatttgaatgtgatgctagtggtattggaattggtggtgtgttgatgcaagagggtggcccaattgcatatttttctgagaaactttctggtgctaagttgaactatcctatatatgataaataattgtatgctttaattagagttcttgaggtttggcaacattacttgtggccaaaataatttagcatacattctgatcatgaagctttgaaatatctgaaagctcaatctactttgcgTAAGCGTCttcctaagtgggttgagttcattgagtcttttccatacattattaagcataagaagggaaaagataatactgttgatgatgctttatctaggaagaatatgctattaactcaacttgatgttaaaattcctggattagaagtactatgtgaattgtatgccactgatcatgattttgctgaaccatatcgcttgtgtgttattggtaaagcatgggaaaaatatcacatacatgatgggttcttgtttagagctaacaaactatgtgttccagaatcgtctgtgcgtatgctcttattgcaggaatctcatgctggaggtttgatgggtcactttgggcgtgagaagacactactcatgctagctgaccatttttattggccaaagatgaggtgggatgtggacaggtatgtgaagagatatATTACTTGCAAcatgtccaagtccaagctgaagtctcacggtttgtatactcctttaccggcacctactacaccttgggaagacattagtatggattttgtgttgggtttgccgcgtactaaaagaggccatgattctacatttgtggtagtggatagattctctaagatgtcacattttattgcctgccacaagagcgacgatgcgtcgcatattgctaacctatttttcagggagattgtatgtctacatggagtcccgaagactattgtttctgatcgtgacgtgaagtttatgagctacttctggaagacgctttggagaaagctggggacgaagctgcttttcagcactacttgtcatccccaaattgatggtcaaactgaagtggtgaatagaacattgtcacaactgttgagatccatgatcaagaagaacctgaaggagtgggaagattgtttgccgcatgtggagtttgcttacaacagggcggtacattctaccacagagttgtgtccctttgaggtggtgtatggtttcaaacccattactccgcttgatttgttgcctctacccatacatgagagagtcaatatggaggcatccaagagggcagattttgagcAAAAAAttcatgagaagactaaagagttcatagagaagaaaggcaagagcaatgctgcaaggatgaataagaagcgcaaggagatattgtttaagcctggtgatatggtctgggtatattttcgcaaggataggttcccgaagctacggaagtccaagttgcttcctcgtggtgctggtccttacaaagtgcttgccaagatcaatgataatgcatactcgatagatcttccagttgatgagtttggtgtcagtaattctttcaatgttgctgatttgacaccatatgacggagaaggccttggagcgtcgaggtcgacgtcttttgaaggggggagatgattaggacatccctaccacactactacctccatcattacaagatgaagatgatgctgatgtgaagctcaagtacaatgaagttaggattggaccaatgacacgagctcgtgtgaagctacttaaacaacaggtgaattagttcctaagtgatactttgatcgatgagaactttatactgcctaagtcgtattacttttGTATGATCAGGTGtgaagaggaaccaagcatcgcacgaggaggagaggagcagctggacaagaagctggacatgaagctggacatgaagacatcccatggacgcgcgagggaggagcgggaggcatgcgcgagaggaggagatgttcaggccggcgccaccggtcagaccggccgtgacgccgggccacccggtcccagtCCCGGTTGGCCGGCTTCCACGCCGGATCAGCCCGGTCCAAATCGGGTTCcccgcttgtgccaaccggggcaTGTCCAGTAAGCTTGGACGCTCCACCCGGTCGCCATCCGGTCCCTGgctcggtccaaaccggaccggccggtcccaggcccggtcgaccggcccccaggccggccgagtccgagtctgtctcgaccagatctattctgggtcggttatttttgtatcttttcgacccgagatcgtcctgaacccctatataagtgtccaggacgcccccaaattaggtttagaccacgtttaagataaaccctagttcatagttgattgctttgcaactctattgaatccttacaccatattgctttgatttggtgtaaacttgaaagtcttgtgtgatctgctgttccattgggaattagaaggttgcaacttaccgcttcgtggtcggtggctacgtgcgcaactgtgtggagttgcgaatatcttacagggttgagagctgttgcattggcgacagggaccaatcgagagatctcgttgcgtcatacaagttatcatccacttcatcaagttatctccgctgcaatcaccccgtgatcctcatcacccccgttgcttactgagaagatcgggcaaccccttatcaataCTAAATTAGTTTATTTTAAAAATGGGGAAGGCTCTGCCTCTACGTCAATCGATGCATATGACCCTTTATCTATACTTATTCATTGTCTTACAATgtagcaaaaaacaaaaaacaattaGAGTTCATGGATCGGATCGAGTGGCAACATTGATCGACCAcctaaagaaagaaagaaatacaCCACACCTTGGCATCAACATGTCAGTCTTCGATGAAACCGCCAACCGAATTGGTTGTACATATCCCGTGGAATCGTTGCCAAACGGCTGCACCTAAAATCCATGTGTAGGCGCTCCTCTGTTATTTGAAGACCACATACGGAGCCGATTGGTAGCAAGAGAAATAAACTGCAGAAATAATGGAGAACTTGATCTATTGAAGATATGATGATTTTGAACATGCCAAATAGTTCATAGAAAAGCACACACGCCCACTCTAATGCGagcattttctttctttttcactcCATTCAGCCATTTCCAGAATAGTTTTGTTATATTTGTTGGAGGATATGTTTAAAAATCATATGGAGAATGCGCCAAACAATCTTAGCAAAAGGACATGCAATAAATAAGTGATGTATTGTCTTTTCTTGATCACAAAAATAACACTTAATAACATAAAAATCCTGATTTTCAATGGAATCTTAATCTTCCAAATATACATGTGAAGAAAACGGGTGTGACCATTAATCATATTAAGATAGGTTGATTAACCGTGAACTTACCAGCTGTTGTGAGGTTCCATTTGAACACATCATCATGAGTTTGTAAGTTAACATCCATTAAACGCTAACCCAAATGTACACATCTTACTCGTTTATTTCCTGTTAAAGCTCTCTTAATGCCTACGTTCAGAGGAGTTGTGGAGAAGACATGTAACGCGGTAATATCtttgtgatgcacaatattataaAGGAACATGTATTGTTGGGATAGAGGCCTATCTCCTAGCCAAGTGTCTTTCCAGAACCTAGTATTCATCCCATTTATGGAAGAAGTTACTCTTGATATTCATGAGGCTCTTCCGAAAGCATGAGTCGGTCGGTTTAGCTCAAACCTAATAAGATAATATTTTAGAATGAAGGTATTTTTTAAGAAGCAACTCTTGCCAAGCCCCTTCTTCATTTAGCTTAGAATTTGAATCAACTTGATTCACCTTACAATTTAAGTACTAATTCAATGTTACATATGCCGCTAAAAATTAAACATACTCTTATCGGACGGAGAGTATATATAGTCGAATGCAAGTCGATGCATGTGCCACTTGTACTGattgtaagagcatccccagccgttggggctccccaggccgaaatccggcgttagttatcgccggatggatgtattttgtggcctggggaggcccattttcccagccgcgagcccatggtcgcGCACTTACCGCGTGCATAGTgacggcgcagtcaccgggaagggcaatcgttggagtgccctcgacgcattgaaccgtcgcaaagtggtctggagagcccaaacgactcgtcgggaacggccgaagtggcctcgatgcgagaaccgccgtaatggagcacgaactccgcggaagagcaaccgccgctctcttcgtcgagagacctatatATACGGTTtacgacggccgacgccattcatctgttctctcctcaccatcctccgtcaaccatgagcgatctctcttggccatcggacaccgacagcgaggggaagccgcctggatggcgccattggtgggataaagctgcatcgtccagcagcgacgattcccccccgccggccaacgaggacgacgaggaggacgaggaggaggaggaggaagaggccgagggggccaaggagcaggccgaggaagaggccgaggaaaaggaggaggaggaggacgaggaggacgacgaagaggctgaggaggaggacccaacttcctccgacgaggaggtgacgagccggaagcgtcgccgccccgacgatgaggcggggccatctaggaagaagaagaagtagtttattaAGTTTGTTttcaagtttttatatgtaatttttatgttcattcgaattatattcgaaatatatataatctatctatgttgcaccacttaagagttcaaagctttcgttcgacgagggtactaccgtagatcgggaagacgagggtattgccgtagatcgggaagacgagggtattgccgtacaaacccaggccattgtcgccgacaagttggggccacgcgcgctttcgtttcgtccggactcccgagcgctcccgggggccggggatggcgtgggatcgccggatggatttaggcccaatccGGACGAGCAAGGCGAGAGCGCGGCGCCGGGCCGagctacgccgtccggatggaaaaaaacgctcgccgggggcctgttcggggggacgagtggagatgctctaagagttgAGAGACATACGCCGTGTCGAGAGATTGTCTGCAGACTGTGTGTTCGTACTGCGTTATTCTACAACTGCGATGGGTAAATTTCCCAGGAAATGTTCAATTAATAATCACACAAAAATCTCTTCCGTTGCTAATGATACACACCGCGACGTTGCATCGACACGACAAAACCAGATCAAATCGAGCACGCTCTAACGCCGCCGGCCGTCACCCGGCaaccgtctccggcggcggcgcggcgccaccAGCATCCGACTGCTGCCGATCGAACTCCTGCACGAGGTCAGCGTCCACGTTCTCCGCGGGCTCCCACGTCGCCTCCTCGATGTCCACCCACTTGACGAGGTACTCCCATTCGCCGTCCGCCGCCGGCCTTCTGTCCACGACGGCCTCGACGACGCCGTACTCCAGCCCGTCCTCGAAGTCCTTCACGAGGTCCTCCGCCACCCACGGCGCCTTCACCCACTCCCTGTCGCCGCCGTCGCGCCACTCCACCAGGTACTCCCTCCACTTGCCCTCGCCGCGCCCGTCCACCACCTTCTCCACCTCGCCCCACTCGTACACGGCCTTCTCcagctccttccccgccgcctccAGCGCCTGCCGCCGCTCGAACGCCGCCGGGACGCCCTTGGGCGTCGCGGCCAGCACCTCCTGGACCAGCTCCAGCGGCGTCCGGCCCTTCCCGTCGGGCGCCTCCGCGTCGGCGCCCAGCTCCAGCAGCGCGCGCACGCCCGTCGCGCGGCCGTACCCCGCCGCGATGTGCAGCGGCGTCAGCCCGCCGCCGGCGCGCTCCGCATGGCCCACGTCCGCTCCCGCCTCGGCGAGCGCGCGCAGGCACTCCTCGGACCCGAGGCCCGCCGCGAAGTGCATCGCCGTGCGCCCCTGCGCgtcctccgcgtccgggtcccgCCGCAGCGCCTCGTCGGCCAGCAGCGCGCCCAGCGCGTCCGCGTCGGCCTTCTTGGCGGCCTCCCACCACGGCGTCTCGTACTCCGCCACCACGTCCGCCGCTATCGCCTCCGCCTGGATCCAGGTCGGCTCGTGCCCGTCCTTCCACTCCACGAGGTACtccgtggcggtgacggtggtggccgagCCGTCCTCCGCGAACACGGCGCTCTTGACGGTGCGGCTGGAGACTATGCGGTCCACCTCCCCGTACCCCTCGTCGTCTTCTTCATCGCCTCCTTTGCTTGCTTCCGCGGTTCTTGGGTT contains:
- the LOC124695227 gene encoding probable signal recognition particle 43 kDa protein, chloroplastic; this translates as MEAVLRHPSLSRLKPPNPNAHRTSSISVTIPRRPRVPKRRLAAAAALFQDQNPRTAEASKGGDEEDDEGYGEVDRIVSSRTVKSAVFAEDGSATTVTATEYLVEWKDGHEPTWIQAEAIAADVVAEYETPWWEAAKKADADALGALLADEALRRDPDAEDAQGRTAMHFAAGLGSEECLRALAEAGADVGHAERAGGGLTPLHIAAGYGRATGVRALLELGADAEAPDGKGRTPLELVQEVLAATPKGVPAAFERRQALEAAGKELEKAVYEWGEVEKVVDGRGEGKWREYLVEWRDGGDREWVKAPWVAEDLVKDFEDGLEYGVVEAVVDRRPAADGEWEYLVKWVDIEEATWEPAENVDADLVQEFDRQQSDAGGAAPPPETVAG